In one window of Methanococcoides methylutens DNA:
- a CDS encoding flavodoxin family protein, translating into MKVLGIIGSPRKNGTTDTVVQKVLEGVAESGAETETIYINDLNFKGCQGCGFCNVMPECKLKDEMTGVYTKIEEADGFVFGAPIYFLQFSGQMRLFLDRCYALVDADLNPRIPKEKKAMIVRSQGDPDKSSYESVTDEFAETLKTFFGMEIKDGLVVAGFDLPRDVVKDTKLLEEAKSAGVHLLD; encoded by the coding sequence ATGAAAGTATTGGGTATTATAGGAAGTCCCCGTAAGAACGGGACCACGGACACGGTAGTACAGAAAGTGCTTGAAGGCGTTGCAGAGAGCGGCGCTGAGACGGAAACGATCTACATCAATGACCTGAACTTCAAGGGCTGTCAGGGATGTGGTTTCTGTAATGTGATGCCGGAATGCAAGCTCAAGGATGAAATGACAGGGGTCTACACCAAGATAGAGGAAGCAGATGGTTTCGTCTTCGGTGCCCCGATCTATTTCCTGCAGTTCTCAGGCCAGATGAGGCTTTTCCTTGACCGCTGTTATGCACTTGTTGATGCTGATTTGAACCCGAGGATCCCTAAAGAAAAGAAGGCTATGATCGTAAGGTCCCAGGGAGATCCTGATAAGTCATCCTATGAGAGTGTGACCGATGAGTTCGCTGAAACCCTGAAGACCTTCTTCGGAATGGAGATCAAGGATGGGCTGGTCGTCGCAGGATTTGATCTTCCACGCGACGTTGTGAAAGATACTAAACTTCTGGAGGAGGCAAAGTCAGCAGGTGTGCATCTGCTGGACTGA